The Paenibacillus polymyxa M1 DNA segment AAACCGCGCCCAAGCAGACGCGGCTTTCTCTTTAATTTATACTACTGGTATTTGCGTAACTTAAGACTTTGCAGTTTTGGCTGCTCCACCAGCTGTCGGGGTCTTTTGTTTCCCCTTCAAAGCTACCCACAGCGGGCTGGCAATGAAGATGGAAGAGTAAGCACCGAACAGCAAACCGATCACCATCGCAAGCGAGAACATCCGAATGGATTCGCCGCCGAAAATGAATAGGCAGACAGAGGCAATAAACACTGTAAACACCGTTGCGAGTGAACGCGTCATTGTCTGTGCAATACTGTGATCGACTACTTGCTCCAAATCAGCTCTGGACTTTTTCTTTGCAAATCGCAGGTTTTCCCGAATACGGTCAAAAATAACGACGGTATCGTTAATGGAGAAACCGACAATCGTCAGAATGGCCGTAATAAAGGTCAAATCGACCTCAAGTCGGAAAATCGAGAAAATACTGATGACAAGAAACGCATCATGCAGCAACGAAACAATTGCAGCAACCGCAAAACGCCATTCAAACCGGATCGAAATGTAGATAGCAATGGCCACAGAGGCTAGCAAAACCGCCCAAATTGCATTTCGCTCCAGCTCTTGCGCCATTTCCGTATCCACCGTATTGACCTCAAATGATGCCTTTGGATCAAGCTCTTTGTTAAAAGAGGTTTTGAAATCATTCACTTGCTGATCCGTCAACACTTGTGAAAAACGAATGCCGAAGCGCTCTTTACCTGGTGTGTAATCGACTTCTTTGCCGATTCCCTTCTCGTCCAATAAACTTTGGATTTGCTCCTGTGTTACGACTTTAGTCAAATTGACATCCACATTGGAACCGGAACGAAAGTCAACTCCGTAATTCAAACCGAATATCGACAAGCTCAAAATACCAAGCAATGTGACAATAATCGAGAATGTATAAAACCACTTGCTCATCTTGACATATTTGTAGTCCCAATTAAAGCGCACTGATATCACTCTCCTTCACACCAAAATACTTGGCCTTCTTCACAGCATCCGCTTTAACTAGCAGATTGAGCAAGAAGCGCGAGAAGAAGATATTCGTCAAAATACTGACGACAATATCAACGATGAGCACGAGAGCGAATCCTCGAACGGAGCCTGTACCCAGGCCAAACATGACGGCTGCCGCTATAATTGTCGTAATATTGGCATCCATAACAGTACGGAACGAGGCCTTACTGCCTGCAATGACAGAGGAGCGAATCGTTTTGCCTGACTTGATTTCTTCTTTAATCCGTTCATACGTTATGATATTGGCATCGACTGCCATCCCGATCCCAAGCACGAATGCAGCAATACCTGGAAGTGTAAGCACGAAGCCGCCCAAATAGAAGATCGCAAGCACCAGCCAGGTATGAACGATGAGACAGAAGCTAGCTATCAGTCCCGGGACACGGAACATTGCAATCATAAAGATCAGAATGATGACCGAGCCGATCAAACCAGCACGGATCGTCTGATCCAGTGACAGTTGACCCAGTGTAGCTCCTACACTCTGAGAATATTTTTCCGTCAATTTAAGCGGAAGAGCACCCAGGTTGATCGTATCTGCTAGCTTGTTCGCTTCATCACGTGTGTAGCTACCTGTAATCGAAGCACTGCCATCCGTCAATTC contains these protein-coding regions:
- the secD gene encoding protein translocase subunit SecD, translating into MKRILSFIVVVLITTGVMVGTSPGLLKSLKLGLDLKGGFEILYEAQPLEAGQRVTSQSLIQTAQSLERRINALGTTEPEVTTEGTNRIRVRLAGVSNEAEVRSMLKKPAELTFRSATAADAKKPGQYSKIELRGNDFVENGAVVGYDQLNQPEISIKVKDKAKFAEITKRLMNKELAIFLDDELLSAPTVRSELTDGSASITGSYTRDEANKLADTINLGALPLKLTEKYSQSVGATLGQLSLDQTIRAGLIGSVIILIFMIAMFRVPGLIASFCLIVHTWLVLAIFYLGGFVLTLPGIAAFVLGIGMAVDANIITYERIKEEIKSGKTIRSSVIAGSKASFRTVMDANITTIIAAAVMFGLGTGSVRGFALVLIVDIVVSILTNIFFSRFLLNLLVKADAVKKAKYFGVKESDISAL
- the secF gene encoding protein translocase subunit SecF; its protein translation is MRFNWDYKYVKMSKWFYTFSIIVTLLGILSLSIFGLNYGVDFRSGSNVDVNLTKVVTQEQIQSLLDEKGIGKEVDYTPGKERFGIRFSQVLTDQQVNDFKTSFNKELDPKASFEVNTVDTEMAQELERNAIWAVLLASVAIAIYISIRFEWRFAVAAIVSLLHDAFLVISIFSIFRLEVDLTFITAILTIVGFSINDTVVIFDRIRENLRFAKKKSRADLEQVVDHSIAQTMTRSLATVFTVFIASVCLFIFGGESIRMFSLAMVIGLLFGAYSSIFIASPLWVALKGKQKTPTAGGAAKTAKS